ACGTACACAACCTATCGGTTCACATTATGGACTCACAGCAGAATGCATGGCGACTCTTGGAAGGACTTGAGATAGCTATGGACTCTCAGTTaccaacatgcacacacagataACACACACCTGTCCGCGAGGGTTGATCTTCAACACTTCGTCCGATTTGTTCTCCTTGTTGTCGAAGGAGATGTATTTGCTTGTGTAGTCGGACAGTCCCTTTTCCTCCAGACAGATCATGGCGCGCCAGCAGGGGCCGCTACCAGAGCCCCAGTACAGGATTATATCAGACGCCATGGTTAGGAAATGCAGACGAACTTTTCCTCACagaaggacaggtgtgtttgtgtgtaacgTAGTATTGGCGCTACATTATATAGTAGTAACAGGAACACGTGACCAAGAGTAAACGTTAGATTTCAGTCTCTGTGTGGTAAAGTGACCTAGCGGTCAATATGCGTGGGATTGCAGCGGTGAACGAAATGGGATGTGTCATGACTCATGGGACAAACACATCGCGCTCTCCGCTGTTTGTTTTGGCTAATTAGACAGCACAGAATGCTGAGTCATTTACAAAACAGATTACAGATGATGTACCCAGGCTGTGCCCCGCCCACCATACATCACCTGCTAGCTGTCACTTTAACAATACTTCACGCAATATGTCACATGATCAAGGAACTTTTAGGTCTATCCTTGTCAACAGGCCCAGAGTGCTCTTTGGTTACTTATGCCATCAAAGAACAGGACACTGTCTAGTCATGCTTTACTACCTTCATCAATATTTACTCTTGGCGAGGCAATCAAACTATGAACAGGATAACTAGTGTGCAGCTATGCATACCGTGTCCGTGGTTGTCATGGAAATGATTTTGCTAGCTCCCCTGCATTACCCCAAAGCCCCCCGCCCCAGGTAAAATCCTAATACACTCTTATCAATGCCACATGGCTGAATTGTTTCTATTTATGCAGACAGAATTGACATAACTGCTGACATCAGCAAGTTGCCAGGGAAACAATGATCCAGGGGTTGATTTTTCTGCTCATAGTCAGCTACCTGGATTTACACTGTACTTTATTCTACCTCCAACCTCAGACTAAAGGCCTTTGCTCTTGGCCATTCCATTTTGAACATTGGGTCAGAAAATTCAAGGACAGGTCCAGCCGTCATAATGAATCCAATAACAGTCTCCGGCGCCACAGAAGCGGAGTTTTCAGGGACAGGGCCAAACGTCATGGTGCATCCAACAACGGTCGCTGTCATTAATCCGCCAGGAGGCGCTATTGAACGTGCAGCACCATGGCCATATCATTATCATGCAGTCCCTGTAATGCAATACCCATCTTACACCCCTCAATATACTCCAAGTCTCTATTTATCTCTAGGTATTTGGCAAATGAAAATGGTAGGTTTTGTGCCGAGGTGTACATCGGGACCAtttgaggtctcatcaagacctacaaAAATTTCATCAAATATCATCATTTTAATCATGTCAATCCACCTCGGCATTCTCGGGTTAAGTTGTTCACATACATGCACAGAGACACAcgagcagggttgtagccagcctgaaatcattttcagtccccttgattttgaatgggaatcctatcgagcaccgaaggcatggcgtgacgttgcgtaTCATTTCTAGAGGGTCttggtcccagaaaattttaaaatcaagaccctctgaaacactatttcctgcattttgaggtgcaaattttgcttgtagactaagctgttcaatggcatctgttttggtaaagaacacatacgagcgatcgcgatgatgtcacggtgacgcagtggtaggcataAAGCAGGTGTTTAGCAAAAGATTGATCAACATAtcaaccagtaatttgatctgtaatttgaatatcaatttataatccaatctactgacgtcctgggaGGCAATATCCGTCGAATACTCCGGATATAAataacaacagcgatcgctcgtatgggtttcagtttttttatatcattacatatcagttttgtctgtcccaggggacggaatggggaaaattttttcagtccccagctgcaaaattccttcaaaggactgaaggacaggtgctgcaCACGAGCCTCGAAACTTAACCTTGGTGAAAGTAACTATCACATACAGACATTAGTTGATATCGTTTTATTTGTCAGTATCAGTGATTTCTTGAGCCTATGATGAATGTCCCAGCTGCTGTGACGATAACACAGCCGCCAGACGCCCTGGTTGTGAGTCATCACGCGTCTTTCATCAGGTCTGGAGCAGGTGTGGTCTGCCAGTGAGGTGGCCAGGACGTCTTCACCGAGGGACGTTCCTTCAGCTGTCACAAGTTCCATGAAAAAGACAAGTAATGAGGTTCTGTTCGATACAATGAGTCGCAAGTAAATAGTTANNNNNNNNNNNNNNNNNNNNNNNNNNNNNNNNNNNNNNNNNNNNNNNNNNNNNNNNNNNNNNNNNNNNNNNNNNNNNNNNNNNNNNNNNNNNNNNNNNNNNNNNNNNNNNNNNNNCCCGTTCATAGTAACTGGCCAGACAAGGAAAGCGTTCCTTCAGAGGTAGCTGGTTGCGCACGACGAAGGCAAGCATCGGGAACAGCGAGGTATCAGCCAGGGTGAAGTCTTTCCCAGCTATGTAGGAGTCGCCATGCTGCAGACGTACGGGAGAAATGGTCAGACAGTTTGTATTTTCACAACATCTAGGGGCATCGTGCTATGGGCAATACCTACTTGTTGTAGGAGATTCTTTATCCTGTATAACATGTCATTACCTCCATTTGGAACGTTCTATCCGTAAAGGTAGCGTTACAGTGTCGGGTGCCGCAAATTCAAAAGCAGCTCAGGATCTTCAAACTAATATATCTAAtagtaacgtttttttttattNNNNNNNNNNNNNNNNNNNN
This region of Branchiostoma floridae strain S238N-H82 unplaced genomic scaffold, Bfl_VNyyK Sc7u5tJ_449, whole genome shotgun sequence genomic DNA includes:
- the LOC118408833 gene encoding glutathione S-transferase A-like, coding for MIPLYIEQVECYIPGGGKWDNDLSKKGLSGYNSKFLSFQKREHKTEEVLKINPRGQVPTFKHGDAVVNESLGVCLYLEVSKDVRCVKCCENTNCLTISPVRLQHGDSYIAGKDFTLADTSLFPMLAFVVRNQLPLKERFPCLASYYERLKERPSVKTSWPPHWQTTPAPDLMKDA